A genomic region of Noviherbaspirillum sp. L7-7A contains the following coding sequences:
- a CDS encoding tripartite tricarboxylate transporter substrate binding protein, producing MLKKLMPALAIATAALCAAQPALAQSASNYPSKPIHIIVTFTSGGAPDILGRLIGDKLSAAWGQTVIVENKPGAGGNIGADYVAKAAPDGYNVVVGTVGTHAINGALYQNMPYDMTRDFTPVTLLASTPNMLVVNNNVPAKNLKEFIDLGKKEGKMTFASSGSGTSIHVSGELFKTMTGIDMQHIPYKGRASAIPDLLGGRVTMMFDNMPSSLPLVREGKLRALGVTSAKRSPAAPDIPTIAESGLPGFEAVSWFALFAPASTPRPVVDKLQAEVSKILKMPDVSKKLLDLGLEPSGSTPDELAAYQKTEIAKWSKVVKDSGAKVE from the coding sequence ATGTTGAAAAAACTGATGCCGGCACTGGCAATCGCCACGGCCGCCTTGTGCGCCGCACAGCCCGCATTGGCGCAGTCCGCCAGCAATTATCCAAGCAAGCCCATCCATATCATCGTGACCTTCACCAGTGGCGGCGCACCCGACATCCTGGGCCGGCTGATCGGCGACAAGCTCAGCGCTGCCTGGGGCCAGACGGTCATCGTCGAGAACAAGCCCGGCGCCGGCGGAAACATTGGCGCCGACTATGTCGCCAAGGCCGCACCCGACGGCTACAACGTCGTGGTGGGCACGGTGGGCACCCATGCGATCAACGGCGCGCTCTACCAGAACATGCCCTACGACATGACGCGCGACTTTACGCCGGTCACCCTGCTGGCGTCCACGCCGAACATGCTGGTCGTCAATAACAATGTGCCCGCGAAGAACCTGAAGGAATTCATCGATCTCGGCAAGAAGGAAGGCAAGATGACCTTCGCCTCTTCGGGCTCGGGCACATCCATCCATGTGTCCGGCGAATTGTTCAAGACCATGACCGGCATCGACATGCAGCATATTCCCTATAAGGGACGTGCCAGCGCCATCCCTGATCTGCTGGGCGGCCGGGTCACGATGATGTTCGACAACATGCCCTCCAGCCTACCGCTGGTCCGTGAAGGCAAGCTGCGGGCCTTGGGCGTGACCAGCGCCAAGCGTTCGCCGGCCGCGCCGGACATTCCCACCATTGCCGAATCCGGCCTGCCCGGCTTCGAGGCGGTGTCCTGGTTCGCGCTATTTGCGCCGGCCAGCACGCCCCGCCCCGTCGTCGACAAGCTGCAGGCCGAGGTCAGCAAGATCCTGAAAATGCCGGATGTCTCGAAAAAGCTGCTGGACCTGGGACTGGAGCCGTCGGGCTCGACCCCGGATGAACTGGCCGCCTACCAGAAGACCGAGATCGCGAAATGGTCGAAGGTGGTGAAGGACTCCGGCGCGAAGGTGGAATGA
- a CDS encoding ABC transporter ATP-binding protein, translating into MLQLENVSLNYGSFRALNNINIHANEGELVVLLGANGAGKSSIFLTTSGLHRAASGSIRFGKTELVGMKPSNIVEKGVVQCPEGRKLFPAMSVLKNLTLGAYVHRRDSRGIRKTLDEVFEMFPILHEKREMNAGSLSGGQQQMVAIGRALMSRPKALLLDEPSLGLAPLVVKQMFEVIERINKAGTTVMLAEQNAYAALRIASRAYVIEGGRIVMEGSRDELLNNEAVRKAYIGA; encoded by the coding sequence ATGCTGCAGCTTGAAAATGTGTCGCTGAACTACGGCAGCTTCCGTGCACTGAACAACATCAACATCCACGCCAACGAAGGCGAACTGGTGGTACTGCTCGGCGCCAACGGCGCCGGCAAGAGCTCGATCTTCCTGACCACCAGCGGCCTGCACCGCGCGGCCAGCGGCAGCATCCGCTTCGGCAAGACCGAACTGGTTGGCATGAAGCCGTCCAACATCGTCGAAAAGGGCGTGGTGCAATGCCCGGAAGGCCGCAAGCTGTTTCCGGCCATGTCGGTGCTGAAGAACCTCACGCTGGGCGCCTATGTGCACCGGCGCGACAGCCGCGGCATCAGGAAGACGCTGGATGAAGTCTTCGAGATGTTCCCCATCCTGCATGAGAAGCGCGAGATGAATGCCGGCTCGCTGTCCGGCGGCCAGCAGCAGATGGTGGCCATCGGCCGCGCGCTGATGTCCCGTCCCAAGGCGCTGCTGCTCGACGAGCCTTCGCTGGGCCTGGCCCCGCTGGTGGTCAAGCAGATGTTCGAAGTCATTGAAAGGATCAACAAGGCCGGCACCACCGTGATGCTGGCCGAACAGAACGCCTATGCCGCGCTGCGCATTGCCAGCCGCGCATATGTGATCGAGGGCGGGCGCATCGTGATGGAAGGCAGCCGGGACGAGCTGCTCAATAACGAAGCGGTGCGCAAGGCCTATATCGGCGCCTGA
- a CDS encoding ABC transporter ATP-binding protein codes for MLEIQNLTKRFGGLTAVHDVSINFERNKINAIIGPNGAGKTTFFNLISGAIPPTSGKIIFDGQDVTGLRADQVAKLGVSRTFQATALFDRATVLDNLIVGHRLRTQSGLMDVLLGTRRLKEEERICRVKAQEALDFVGLSHVSHRVAGDISQEERKRVAFALALATDPKMLLLDEPAGGVNPEETVGIAELIQKLVKHGMTVCLIEHKMDMIMNLADKIMVLNYGEKIAEGTPAEIRANPIVIEAYLGSENAAA; via the coding sequence ATGCTTGAAATTCAGAACCTGACCAAGCGCTTCGGCGGGCTGACCGCGGTCCATGACGTGAGCATCAACTTCGAGCGCAACAAGATCAATGCGATCATCGGGCCCAACGGCGCCGGCAAGACCACGTTCTTCAACCTGATCTCGGGCGCGATCCCGCCGACCTCCGGCAAGATCATCTTCGACGGCCAGGACGTGACCGGCCTGCGCGCCGACCAGGTGGCCAAGCTGGGCGTGTCCCGCACCTTCCAGGCCACGGCCCTGTTCGACCGGGCCACGGTGCTGGACAACCTGATCGTCGGCCACCGGCTGCGCACCCAGTCCGGCCTGATGGACGTGCTGCTGGGCACCAGGCGCCTGAAGGAAGAGGAGCGCATCTGCCGCGTCAAGGCGCAGGAAGCGCTGGACTTCGTCGGGCTGTCCCATGTATCGCACCGGGTTGCGGGCGACATTTCGCAGGAAGAGCGCAAGCGCGTGGCGTTTGCGCTGGCCCTGGCGACCGATCCCAAGATGCTGCTGCTGGACGAGCCCGCCGGCGGCGTCAATCCGGAAGAGACGGTGGGCATTGCCGAACTGATCCAGAAGCTGGTGAAGCATGGCATGACGGTCTGCCTGATCGAACACAAGATGGACATGATCATGAACCTGGCCGACAAGATCATGGTGCTGAACTATGGCGAGAAGATCGCGGAAGGTACGCCGGCGGAGATCCGCGCCAACCCGATCGTGATCGAAGCGTATCTGGGGAGTGAAAATGCTGCAGCTTGA
- a CDS encoding alpha-hydroxy acid oxidase yields MGVITNIEDLRILAERRVPRMFYDYADSGSWTESTYRANSDDFARIKLRQRVAVNMENRSLASTMVGVPVSMPVALAPTGLTGMQHADGEILAAKAAEKFGVPFTLSTMSICSIEDIAAHTTKPFWFQVYFMKDRDFMSRLVERARAANCSALVLTLDLQILGQRHKDLRNGLTAPPKLTLKNIMNMATKPAWCMGMLGTKRRGFGNIVGHATNVSDMSSLSAWTAEQFDPRLSWDDVEWLRQRWGGKLIIKGIMDPEDARMAAQSGADALIVSNHGGRQLDGADSSINALPAIMDVVGDRMEVHLDGGIRSGQDVIKALSLGARGVYIGRAFLYGLGAMGEEGVTRVLEIIRKELDITMALCGLTDVQKVDKNILLPGTY; encoded by the coding sequence ATGGGCGTGATCACCAACATCGAAGACCTGCGTATCCTGGCCGAGCGGCGCGTGCCGCGCATGTTTTATGACTATGCCGATTCAGGCTCATGGACGGAGTCCACTTATCGCGCCAACAGCGACGACTTCGCCAGGATCAAGCTGCGCCAGCGGGTCGCGGTCAACATGGAAAACCGCAGCCTGGCCAGCACCATGGTCGGCGTGCCGGTTTCCATGCCGGTGGCGCTGGCGCCAACCGGCCTGACCGGCATGCAGCATGCCGACGGCGAGATCCTGGCGGCGAAGGCCGCCGAGAAGTTCGGCGTGCCGTTCACGCTGTCGACCATGAGCATCTGCTCCATCGAGGACATCGCGGCTCACACCACGAAGCCTTTCTGGTTCCAGGTCTACTTCATGAAGGACAGGGATTTCATGAGTCGTTTGGTGGAGCGGGCCCGCGCCGCCAACTGCTCGGCGCTGGTGCTGACGCTGGACCTGCAGATCCTCGGCCAGCGGCACAAGGACCTGCGCAACGGCCTCACCGCGCCGCCCAAGCTGACGCTGAAGAACATCATGAACATGGCGACCAAGCCTGCCTGGTGCATGGGCATGCTGGGCACCAAGCGGCGCGGCTTCGGCAATATCGTCGGCCATGCAACCAACGTGTCGGACATGTCCTCGCTGTCGGCGTGGACCGCCGAACAGTTCGATCCGCGGCTTTCCTGGGATGACGTGGAATGGCTGCGCCAGCGCTGGGGCGGCAAGCTGATCATCAAGGGCATCATGGACCCGGAAGATGCCCGCATGGCGGCGCAGAGCGGCGCCGATGCGCTGATCGTCTCCAACCACGGCGGCCGCCAGCTCGACGGCGCCGACTCGTCCATCAATGCGCTGCCGGCCATCATGGACGTGGTGGGCGACAGGATGGAAGTGCACCTGGATGGCGGCATCCGCTCAGGCCAGGATGTGATCAAGGCGCTGTCCCTGGGCGCGCGCGGCGTCTATATCGGCCGCGCCTTCCTGTACGGCCTGGGCGCAATGGGCGAGGAGGGCGTGACACGGGTGCTGGAGATCATCCGCAAGGAGCTCGACATCACGATGGCACTGTGCGGCCTGACCGATGTACAGAAAGTGGACAAGAACATCCTGCTGCCGGGCACCTATTGA
- a CDS encoding diacylglycerol kinase, translating to MQPDEPAYSAFKSKSGLGRIAGAMRYSLKGLASAWKHEHAFRQELWVIVPATIAALLLPVSAIEKLLLVGSMVLVLVVELLNSAIEAVVDRISLERHPLSANAKDFGSAAVMLTVLFSAATWAVVLWALFRP from the coding sequence ATGCAACCCGATGAGCCGGCCTATTCGGCATTCAAGAGCAAGAGTGGCCTTGGCCGCATCGCCGGCGCAATGCGCTATTCGCTGAAGGGCCTGGCGAGCGCCTGGAAGCACGAGCATGCCTTCCGCCAGGAGTTGTGGGTGATCGTGCCGGCCACCATCGCAGCGCTGCTGCTGCCGGTGTCGGCCATCGAGAAGCTGCTGCTGGTGGGCAGCATGGTGCTGGTACTGGTGGTCGAGCTGCTGAACTCGGCGATCGAGGCTGTGGTGGACCGGATCTCGCTGGAACGACATCCCCTGTCGGCCAATGCGAAGGACTTCGGCAGCGCGGCGGTAATGCTGACCGTGCTGTTCTCGGCCGCTACCTGGGCCGTGGTGCTGTGGGCGCTGTTCAGGCCGTGA
- a CDS encoding ABC transporter substrate-binding protein, which translates to MRITMKPAYLAVAVALAFGGNAMAQEVVKIGYSGPLSGGAALYGKNVLMGMEMAANEINAKGLEVGGKKYKIEIVSLDDKYNPSETAINVQRLIQQHKTPAVLVPHSGGIFAVQAFNEKSNTLLLAYTSLPQVTERGNKMSVRIPPDFTIYIDPFIKTEMSKFGKNVAIANADHDYAKAWTAAFKPKWEAAGGKIVAENPMSYNKATDFYSGVSKVLQGKPDVLFIGGASEPTALVAKQARDLGFKGGFLVLDQAKLDEMAKVVGGYGPLEGSVGVLPMIADPRPNAKLFVNNFHKLDPNRDPSSEVSLNYTAVHATALAMKLAGTATDGVKIREQMDKAFKSLPPENNPQEIEGLDDKGGTIANVLMGVVEGGKIKDTSLRAANAAK; encoded by the coding sequence ATGCGTATCACAATGAAACCGGCTTATCTGGCCGTGGCAGTGGCCCTGGCATTCGGCGGCAACGCAATGGCACAGGAAGTGGTCAAGATCGGTTACTCCGGCCCGCTGTCCGGCGGCGCTGCGCTGTATGGCAAGAACGTGCTGATGGGCATGGAGATGGCCGCAAATGAAATCAATGCCAAGGGCCTGGAAGTCGGCGGCAAGAAATACAAGATCGAGATCGTCTCGCTCGACGACAAGTACAACCCCAGCGAAACCGCCATCAACGTGCAGCGCCTGATCCAGCAGCACAAGACCCCGGCCGTGCTGGTGCCGCACTCCGGCGGCATCTTCGCGGTGCAGGCATTCAACGAGAAGTCCAACACGCTGCTGCTGGCCTACACCAGCCTGCCGCAGGTGACCGAGCGCGGCAACAAGATGAGCGTGCGCATTCCGCCTGACTTCACGATCTATATCGATCCGTTCATCAAGACCGAAATGAGCAAGTTCGGCAAGAACGTGGCCATTGCCAATGCCGACCATGACTATGCGAAGGCATGGACCGCCGCCTTCAAGCCGAAGTGGGAAGCGGCCGGCGGCAAGATCGTTGCCGAGAATCCGATGTCCTACAACAAGGCGACCGACTTCTACAGCGGCGTCTCCAAGGTCCTGCAGGGCAAGCCTGACGTGCTGTTCATCGGCGGCGCTTCGGAACCAACCGCACTGGTAGCCAAGCAGGCGCGCGACCTGGGCTTCAAAGGCGGCTTCCTGGTGCTGGACCAGGCCAAGCTGGATGAAATGGCCAAGGTGGTCGGCGGCTATGGCCCGCTGGAAGGCTCGGTCGGCGTGCTGCCGATGATTGCCGACCCGCGTCCGAACGCGAAGCTGTTCGTCAATAACTTCCACAAGCTTGATCCGAACCGCGACCCGAGCTCGGAAGTGAGCCTGAACTACACCGCGGTGCATGCCACCGCCCTTGCGATGAAGCTGGCCGGCACGGCCACCGACGGCGTGAAGATCCGCGAGCAGATGGACAAGGCATTCAAGTCCCTGCCGCCGGAAAACAATCCGCAGGAGATCGAAGGCCTGGATGACAAGGGCGGCACCATCGCCAACGTGCTCATGGGCGTGGTGGAAGGCGGCAAGATCAAGGACACCAGCCTGCGCGCTGCCAACGCCGCGAAGTAA
- a CDS encoding CBS domain-containing protein, whose amino-acid sequence MQRVSDVMTRQVQPVSPRDSLRHAARMMDELNVGALPVCDGERLVGMVTDRDITVRATSAGLAPDDTTVEQVMSADARICHEDQSIDEVIRQMEDTQIRRVPVMSRDDPPRLIGIVSLGDIATRQESGVQAAQVQQVVEKVSFPSEPDLSSKGMAPGSAGAAPGTGADAGAGGSDTGTATGMAGSDIVDDRLNPRYEVSATADPSDIVEVTPADLVNRNAPGSTELRNPTTAANAASADRAPVVTRRTGDHEAGTADAPGASGGTAGTAGTAGSAGTGVGAKP is encoded by the coding sequence ATGCAACGCGTATCCGATGTGATGACCCGCCAGGTGCAGCCAGTGTCCCCGCGGGATAGCCTGCGGCATGCGGCCCGAATGATGGATGAACTCAATGTCGGCGCGCTGCCGGTCTGCGATGGCGAGCGTCTGGTGGGCATGGTGACCGACCGCGACATCACCGTGCGCGCTACATCGGCCGGCCTGGCGCCCGACGATACGACGGTGGAGCAGGTAATGAGCGCCGATGCGCGCATTTGCCATGAGGACCAGTCCATCGATGAAGTGATCCGGCAAATGGAAGATACCCAGATACGCCGGGTCCCCGTCATGTCGCGTGACGATCCGCCCCGGCTGATCGGCATCGTTTCGCTCGGTGACATCGCCACCAGGCAGGAAAGCGGCGTCCAGGCGGCGCAGGTGCAGCAGGTGGTGGAAAAGGTGTCGTTTCCCTCCGAGCCGGATCTGTCTTCGAAAGGCATGGCACCCGGTTCCGCAGGTGCGGCACCGGGTACGGGTGCGGATGCAGGTGCAGGCGGCTCAGACACCGGTACCGCCACCGGGATGGCCGGCTCCGACATCGTGGACGACAGGCTCAACCCGCGCTACGAAGTCTCGGCGACTGCCGACCCGAGCGACATCGTGGAAGTGACGCCGGCCGACCTGGTCAACCGTAACGCTCCTGGAAGCACCGAACTGCGCAATCCCACCACCGCCGCCAATGCGGCCAGCGCGGATCGGGCGCCTGTTGTCACGCGTCGAACCGGTGACCATGAAGCCGGCACCGCGGATGCCCCCGGCGCATCCGGCGGTACGGCTGGAACGGCTGGAACGGCAGGCTCGGCCGGGACCGGCGTCGGCGCCAAGCCCTGA
- a CDS encoding branched-chain amino acid ABC transporter permease: MELILEQILNGLTLGGVYSLVALGLTLVYGIMHVPNFAHGAFYMVGAFAAFFLMSNWGLNYWVAMAGAGVVVAAIAVISERLVFHPLRHHEGLHHMIAAIGILLFLEASAQAMFGADFRRMQTPYAGIISMGGVTLPSQRLLIIVAAFALMLGLHLFLRKTTTGATIIAMAQNRDGAALVGIDANRVAMMTFAISGVLAAVAATLYAPINLVYPAMGNLVITKAFVIIVLGGMGSVPGAILGGLIIGFAESFGAFYISTDYKDIIAFVLLVVVLSLRPQGLFTTGAR, from the coding sequence TTGGAGTTGATACTGGAGCAGATCCTCAACGGGCTCACGCTCGGCGGGGTGTACAGTCTGGTCGCATTGGGCCTGACGCTGGTGTACGGCATCATGCATGTGCCGAACTTTGCGCACGGCGCGTTCTACATGGTGGGCGCTTTTGCCGCCTTTTTCCTGATGTCGAACTGGGGCCTCAATTACTGGGTCGCGATGGCCGGCGCCGGCGTTGTCGTGGCCGCGATCGCCGTCATCTCCGAGCGCCTGGTATTTCATCCATTGCGTCACCATGAAGGCCTGCATCACATGATCGCGGCAATCGGCATCCTGCTGTTTCTGGAAGCCAGCGCCCAGGCCATGTTCGGCGCCGATTTCCGCCGCATGCAGACGCCTTATGCCGGCATCATCTCCATGGGCGGCGTGACCCTGCCGTCGCAGCGCCTGCTGATCATCGTTGCCGCGTTCGCGCTGATGCTGGGGCTGCACCTGTTCCTGCGCAAGACAACTACCGGCGCCACCATCATCGCGATGGCGCAAAACCGCGACGGCGCGGCGCTGGTCGGCATCGACGCCAACCGCGTGGCCATGATGACCTTCGCCATCTCCGGCGTGCTGGCAGCAGTGGCCGCCACGCTGTATGCACCGATCAACCTGGTCTATCCGGCCATGGGCAACCTGGTCATCACCAAGGCCTTCGTCATCATCGTGCTGGGCGGCATGGGCAGCGTCCCGGGCGCCATCCTGGGCGGCCTGATCATTGGCTTTGCCGAGTCGTTCGGTGCCTTTTACATCTCGACCGACTACAAGGACATCATCGCCTTCGTGCTGCTGGTGGTGGTGCTGTCGCTGCGCCCGCAAGGCCTGTTCACCACGGGGGCTCGCTGA
- a CDS encoding branched-chain amino acid ABC transporter permease, with amino-acid sequence MKLIDGKIGWLLLLALAIAFPFFAAGNDYYLTVMATAYVFAIATIGLNLITGYTGQFNLAHSGFMAVGAYTVGILTVDYGWSFWPAFALSGFVAAFIGLFVGLVSLRLKGHFFSIFTMCVGYIMYLLIEKWEGLTHGTVGIMGIPAPTGFAGIDFEAPRSQYYLVLFFLALSVWAMHRIVNSLLGRTFMAIRNGDDLAEALGINLMRNKVLAFMLSVFYAGLAGGLYAGFVRFLGPGIASVEHTFDMTMYMLVGGIGTLLGPLLGSIGVPWLTQYLQFLQDYRFVVFGPLLIILVIFVPHGVVGSYLAWRARNASRLASEAAAKQAKTQTPAGGVIGHGQQKGSSHA; translated from the coding sequence ATGAAACTCATCGATGGAAAAATCGGCTGGCTGCTCCTGCTGGCGCTGGCGATCGCCTTTCCCTTCTTTGCCGCCGGCAATGACTATTACCTGACCGTGATGGCGACCGCCTATGTGTTTGCGATCGCCACCATCGGCCTGAACCTGATCACCGGCTACACCGGCCAGTTCAACCTGGCCCATAGCGGCTTCATGGCGGTCGGTGCGTACACGGTGGGAATCCTGACGGTGGACTACGGCTGGTCTTTCTGGCCGGCGTTTGCGCTGTCGGGCTTCGTTGCCGCCTTCATCGGCCTTTTCGTTGGCCTGGTGTCGCTGCGCCTGAAGGGGCATTTCTTCTCGATCTTCACCATGTGCGTGGGCTACATCATGTATCTGCTCATCGAGAAGTGGGAAGGCCTGACCCACGGCACCGTGGGCATCATGGGCATTCCGGCGCCGACCGGCTTCGCCGGCATCGACTTCGAAGCGCCGCGTTCCCAGTACTACCTGGTGCTGTTCTTCCTGGCACTGTCGGTATGGGCCATGCACCGCATCGTGAACTCGCTGCTGGGCCGCACCTTCATGGCGATCCGCAACGGCGACGACCTGGCCGAGGCGCTGGGCATCAACCTGATGCGCAACAAGGTGCTGGCCTTCATGCTGTCGGTGTTCTATGCAGGCCTCGCTGGCGGCCTGTATGCCGGCTTCGTGCGCTTCCTCGGCCCCGGCATCGCCAGCGTCGAGCATACCTTCGACATGACCATGTACATGCTGGTGGGCGGTATCGGCACCCTGCTCGGCCCCCTGCTGGGCTCGATTGGCGTGCCCTGGCTGACCCAGTACCTGCAATTCCTGCAGGATTACCGGTTTGTCGTGTTCGGCCCGCTGCTGATCATCCTGGTGATCTTCGTGCCGCACGGCGTGGTCGGCTCCTACCTGGCATGGCGGGCGCGCAATGCATCGCGCCTGGCCAGCGAGGCTGCCGCGAAACAAGCAAAGACACAGACACCGGCCGGCGGCGTGATCGGCCACGGCCAGCAGAAGGGGAGCTCGCATGCTTGA
- a CDS encoding cyclase family protein produces MTAPARWKQRPEGANWGDFGPDDQLGRVNLVGSEQILKGAAEVRAGRSFCLSLPLDLPGGNALNARRNPPRLQPTWRGDTPVLNYGMDGLVADSIDVVSDDQVLLCLQYSTQWDSLAHVGARFDVEGAGVEEMVYYNGYRAGQDVKGPPDMQEGCDGGGHSSHAAALGIENMAVHGMQGRGVLLDLARHFGRERKLIGFDEIAMVMQQDGVAVERGDFLVLRTGFAEVVTEMGGTPDPQVLHHTCPVLNGRDQKLLQWITDSGIAAICADNYAVEAYPAPEVAGRKSILPLHHHCLFKLGIPLGELWYLKDLADWLQANGRHRFMLTAPPLRLPGAVGSPVTPIATV; encoded by the coding sequence ATGACGGCGCCAGCACGCTGGAAACAACGCCCCGAAGGCGCCAACTGGGGCGACTTCGGCCCGGACGATCAACTGGGCCGCGTCAACCTGGTCGGCAGCGAGCAGATACTGAAAGGCGCGGCAGAAGTGCGCGCGGGCCGCAGCTTCTGCCTGTCGCTGCCGCTGGACCTGCCCGGCGGCAATGCATTGAATGCCAGGCGTAACCCGCCACGCTTGCAGCCGACCTGGCGCGGCGACACCCCGGTGCTCAACTACGGCATGGACGGCCTGGTTGCCGACAGCATCGATGTCGTCTCCGACGACCAGGTGCTGCTGTGCCTGCAGTACTCCACGCAATGGGATTCGCTGGCGCACGTTGGCGCGCGCTTCGACGTCGAAGGCGCAGGCGTCGAGGAAATGGTGTATTACAACGGCTATCGCGCCGGCCAGGATGTCAAGGGACCGCCCGATATGCAGGAAGGCTGCGACGGCGGCGGACACAGCTCCCATGCGGCTGCGCTGGGCATCGAGAACATGGCAGTGCATGGCATGCAGGGCCGCGGCGTGCTGCTGGACCTGGCCCGGCATTTCGGCCGGGAACGCAAGCTGATCGGCTTCGACGAGATCGCCATGGTGATGCAGCAGGACGGCGTCGCCGTGGAGCGTGGCGACTTCCTGGTGCTGCGCACCGGCTTTGCCGAGGTGGTGACGGAAATGGGCGGCACGCCTGACCCGCAGGTGCTGCACCATACCTGTCCGGTGCTCAATGGCCGAGACCAGAAGCTGCTGCAATGGATCACCGATAGCGGCATTGCCGCCATCTGCGCGGACAACTACGCGGTGGAAGCCTATCCCGCGCCGGAAGTGGCGGGCCGCAAGTCCATCCTGCCTCTGCATCACCATTGCCTGTTCAAGCTGGGCATACCGCTGGGTGAACTGTGGTACCTGAAGGATCTGGCCGACTGGCTGCAGGCCAATGGCCGCCATCGTTTCATGCTGACCGCGCCGCCGCTGAGGCTGCCGGGCGCGGTGGGATCGCCGGTAACGCCGATCGCGACCGTGTAA